In the genome of Microcoleus vaginatus PCC 9802, the window TCTAAGCTTTCGGGGGGACAAAAACAGCGGGTGGCGATCGCCCGCTGTTTGGCTATGGAACCGGAAATTTTGTTGATGGACGAACCGACTTCTGCACTCGATCCAGAAATGGTTAAAGAAGTGTTAGATGTGATGAAAGCTTTGACGAAAACGGGAATTACAATGGCAATTGTAACTCACGAAATGGGTTTTGCGCGGGAAGTCGCCCACCGGATCTTGTTTCTGGATGGCGGAAAGGTGGCGGAAGATGTGCCGCCGCAGGAGTTTTTTAGCAACCCGAAGTGCGATCGCGCCAAGCAATTTCTGGAAAAAATGCTTTAATTCATATAATAATTAGAGTTTTTAACCGCAGACGACACAGAGTTAGAGGAGAAAAAGACTGTTGCGGTAGGCTGCGTCAGGTTGGAGAGGCTCGATCGCCACGGAAAGTATAATAATGTTTATCCGATGATTAACGTGGTAATTCTGTTAGAAAAATGAGAGAATTCTTTGAATCACCTGGGTATTAAAATCTTTCGGAAAGCGGTCTCTTTCCTGAGCGTGATCGAGAAAGAAAGTCTTGGGATAATAAGCAAGACCGGCTTCCATCTCGCTAATCTTTTCTAATAAGGGTTCGATCTGATCGATTTTGTCGGGATGGCGATGTTGGATGAGAGTCGCAGCATTCCTAAAATGCCGCCCCTCATCCTGCGTCACCAAATGTCCTACGCGAGCAAAGCCGTTCCCATAGTGTTGGTAGAATTCCTTAATATCCCGGTGATAAGACCACACGGAACCCATTTCGTCAAACATTAAACCAACTAGAATGGTGAATTCGTTCTCAATCAAAAACGAGATCGGTTCGAGTTCATGCACCCGACTCTGGTTTTTTTGGTCGATCGCCTCTGGCGACAAACCTGATACCATGTGATAGACCTTACGTAGAGCAACGTAGTGCCGTAATTCGTCTTGCAGCCAAAGTTCGATCGCACTCATGAATTCTAACGAGAACTCCGAACTGCGAGATAGCAGATGCTCGTAGAGTGGCTGACTGTCTCCCTCAGAGAACACATCTCGGCTCAGGAGATCCATAAATCCAGCCTGAATTGTAGGCGCGACTTCGGGAATTTTCAACTCATCGGCAATAAATTCATCTACACTCCACTCACTGCTAAGAATCGGAATTCCCCGGACATGATGAGTTTGTAATTTCATAGTTTTTCTGATTAGAATTTAAGTATTCACCAGACGATCGCTCACGATATGCGGAACAATTAAGCAATGTCGTCCGGTGATCGGATTGGTATCTCCGCGCAATACGATGCCGGATGGAGTATCGCCGACAATCCAGGAACCTACGACGAAGTGGTAGCCAAAATATTCGGGCAAGGGTTGATAGGACTGAATAATGAATCCTTCGCGATCGTAGCCCATCGCCTCACGGGCGTGAACGGCTCCGGCAACAAAATCGCCTGTTTCAATAGAAACCCCAACACCTTCTAGACCGACGAGGGGCTTTTTGACGTGCATTTGGGTCAGTAATGCTGTGGATTCGAGCGAGATAGTATCTGTGAAGAAAGTGGGTAGCAAGAATTGAGCGTACACTGGGTGGTTGCCAAATAATTCCCACATCCATACCATCGATCCTTTATTGCTTAAAATCTGTTTCCACAGCGGTTCAATGATTTTCACGTCCCCTGCTATCAGGCGCGATGCTAGGGCTTCATCTGCGTTAAAGGATTGGCTGGCGAGTTGCAAATCCAGCCAATCGACGATTTTCCACAGCCGCAATATCCGATTATTGAATTGATCAACAAAAAATCCTTCTTCATCAACGCCCAGATGGTTACGCAATCCTACAAGTTGGGTGAAAAAGCGATCGTTTCCCAATTCTTGATTAATAATTTCCACCAGTTGTCCTGCCATCTCGGTATCTTCTGACAGATGCTCGTCAATTAACAAGCTCAGACCGAACTGCTTTAAATCATAATGACGACTTAGAGTGCGGAATCGACCCGCAACTTCGTCCCAAAAGTTGTTGAACTGATTGGCATCGTTGGGAAGCGATCGCAAATCTCGGCTTGGTTTTTTCATGTCATCTAACCACAGCCATTGATAGACTGTTTCTGCACCCAAGAGAGGAGTTTCGCCGTTGATTTCTAGAAGGCTAATTTTTCCATCTTCAGTGACGGCAAGATCGAAACGGGTATAAAGAGACATATCTTCTGCTTCGTCAACCCGATCCCACGAAACCTGAATTGCTTCCCAGAAAGCAGGGGGAATAGCGAGTTTTTTCATCCGATTTTCTAGGCCATCAGCGGTGAAAAACCAGTCCAAAAACTCCCGGCACATATCCCAAAGAGCCTCAGTAGCATCCCAGATCCTCGCCTCTTCCTGGCGCGAAAACATCACCCCAAAGGGACGGTCTAAGGCTTCTGCCCAGTAGCGTTGGTTGATGTCTGCAAGAGGCTGACATTGGTAGGCGTTCTCTAATACGTGCTGCTGCCAGTTGCGCCGTCGCTGAAACAAAAAGGGATACATGGATGAAGCACCTTGCTAGTGGTGTGGAACTCAAGGATCTACAAAAACAGAGAAAAAATAGTTGTGGGATGAATGGCCGCTCAAAAATGCTTGCATCACTTGCCTCCGTCTCCCAAAGAACCCGTGGAGCGGACAGCATTACCAAACCTCCCTCGTCCTTTGATGGTTCCCTGAGCTGCGTGGCCTGGGGGGCGATTTGGGGTGTCGCGACTGGAGGAAAAGGAGGGAGAATCTAGCGGTATGCCCTGTAGGGGACGAGTAATCTGGGTTCTATCTGGAGTTACAATTCCGATGTTGGAGCGGTAAACGGGTTGCACTGGATAAACCCTGTAGGAGCCGCTAGAGCCGCCGTTGACCACTGTTGGAGGGGCATCATCATCGACATCATCAGTGAAATAGAAGCCGCCGAAGTCTGGTCGCCATCCGGCGGTAGCAACGCTGGAATTCGATACCTGCGAGCAAATGCTTGCTGTGTCTTCTTGGCATTCTGGCTGCGTGCGATACACGGGCGTAATGCGTTCGTATTCCTGCATTGCGTACCGGAACTGGGCCTGACACTGCTCTTTGGTGAACCCGTTGCTTTGGTTCATCGCATCTACAATACATTGCTGTTCGGATTCGTAGTAGCGTACTTCGTTGCGTTGGTGCAACATGGTATAAGCAAGATAGCCTAATCCACCGATCGCTAGTACACCTGATGTAATTAGAAGGTAACGAATTGTTGTCGTTCGATTGTTGTTATGAGTCATGGCTAACCGGAGGTTAGAGTCATTATTTCAAAGAACCTGTAATGTGATGAATTTGCTGCCACTGAGAGGATTGGATTTACACGGTCAGCCAAAGTTCAAGTAATTTACCTAAGTCTGTGAGTTGGCACTCACGACTTTGACTTTGATTATAGCTTTTACTACATTGCCCGATTCAGGGATTTCTCGAACGCAGCAAATTATATTGCTCCTATATTTGATTTCAAATTCGCCTTTTTTGACTGCGCTGATTTCGCTGCCGATCGAGCTTTGCCAAAGCAGCACCGGAAACATCCGCCAGAATGCTAATTATCCGATACAAAGCCACGGCACTCAGAATTATACCCGTAGAAAAGCGATCGGACAGCAGGGCGATCGCCGTTGCTTCAAATACTCCCATTCCCCCCGGTGCACCCGGTACGACTAAACCGACAACAAACGCAAAACAAAAAGCACCGAACAAGTTGGGAATATTGCTAAAGTTCACCGGAGTTAAAGCCGTTACAGTTAGCAAAAAACCGCAGCCCCGCAATCCGATAAAACACATTTGTCCGATTAACGGCACTAAAGGATAGCGTTTAATTGGCAAATTAATTTGGCTGTGGGACTTGACAGGAAATGTTTTTTTAGCTATCTTGGAAGTAGACTCTGTAGTAAAATTTAGTTGATCCTCCGCAGCCTCCTCAGCCTGGGAATTTTCCCCATTGTTCTTGGATAACTTCAACCGCTCTACAAAGAGAACGATCGGATTTAAAATTCGGGGATGAATCGCCGTTAAAATAGCAGCACAACCGACAATCCGCAAAAACCAATTGATTTTCTCAAAACAAATCAACCCTATCAGCACGCCCGCAGAAGCCATAAGCAGCGGTTCCAGCAACACGCTGAGAGTAGCAGCTTTCGGGAAAATTCCTGCTTTTTTGGCTTCCAATATTCGACCCCAAAAATGCCAAATATTCCCCGGCAAATACTTGGCAATATTAGTTTTGAGAAAAACTTGAATCGCCCAGGCGGCAGTTACAGGTTGGCGGAATTCCCGCAAAATCAACATCCACACCCAACCGACAAAAATTAGAGACAATAAAGTGACGCCGAGGGCGATCGCCAGCAACGGAAAACTTTCGGCTCGAATTTGGATATTCGCGACTTCTCGCCAGTGAGTTAAAAAAGCTTTGGCAATAAATAAAAACGTCCCGCCCAAAATCAAATAGCGCAAATAAGGCTTTAAATGCGACTTCGCGATCTTCAAAAAATTCTGAATTCGATGCAAGTGTGGTTTTCCCATTTTCTGATCCCGATTTTGAATTTGGGATTAAGTT includes:
- a CDS encoding glutathionylspermidine synthase preATP-grasp family protein, yielding MYPFLFQRRRNWQQHVLENAYQCQPLADINQRYWAEALDRPFGVMFSRQEEARIWDATEALWDMCREFLDWFFTADGLENRMKKLAIPPAFWEAIQVSWDRVDEAEDMSLYTRFDLAVTEDGKISLLEINGETPLLGAETVYQWLWLDDMKKPSRDLRSLPNDANQFNNFWDEVAGRFRTLSRHYDLKQFGLSLLIDEHLSEDTEMAGQLVEIINQELGNDRFFTQLVGLRNHLGVDEEGFFVDQFNNRILRLWKIVDWLDLQLASQSFNADEALASRLIAGDVKIIEPLWKQILSNKGSMVWMWELFGNHPVYAQFLLPTFFTDTISLESTALLTQMHVKKPLVGLEGVGVSIETGDFVAGAVHAREAMGYDREGFIIQSYQPLPEYFGYHFVVGSWIVGDTPSGIVLRGDTNPITGRHCLIVPHIVSDRLVNT
- a CDS encoding DUF1190 domain-containing protein, with amino-acid sequence MTHNNNRTTTIRYLLITSGVLAIGGLGYLAYTMLHQRNEVRYYESEQQCIVDAMNQSNGFTKEQCQAQFRYAMQEYERITPVYRTQPECQEDTASICSQVSNSSVATAGWRPDFGGFYFTDDVDDDAPPTVVNGGSSGSYRVYPVQPVYRSNIGIVTPDRTQITRPLQGIPLDSPSFSSSRDTPNRPPGHAAQGTIKGRGRFGNAVRSTGSLGDGGK
- a CDS encoding UPF0104 family protein — encoded protein: MGKPHLHRIQNFLKIAKSHLKPYLRYLILGGTFLFIAKAFLTHWREVANIQIRAESFPLLAIALGVTLLSLIFVGWVWMLILREFRQPVTAAWAIQVFLKTNIAKYLPGNIWHFWGRILEAKKAGIFPKAATLSVLLEPLLMASAGVLIGLICFEKINWFLRIVGCAAILTAIHPRILNPIVLFVERLKLSKNNGENSQAEEAAEDQLNFTTESTSKIAKKTFPVKSHSQINLPIKRYPLVPLIGQMCFIGLRGCGFLLTVTALTPVNFSNIPNLFGAFCFAFVVGLVVPGAPGGMGVFEATAIALLSDRFSTGIILSAVALYRIISILADVSGAALAKLDRQRNQRSQKRRI